A stretch of Leptospira neocaledonica DNA encodes these proteins:
- a CDS encoding phosphatase PAP2 family protein, with protein sequence MRLKPKLYMFVFMTDSFLWKEILFSNVPLEALHISFLKPVLDPLTILFHHLGSSLFFMALVSLIYLCLDRKIGLRMTLGLLIAGIVNGACKALLTMPRPIGLPFPSELGLMEGSYGFPSGHVQTAVVLYGTLFLHVRIPWVRILTAFAILFMPIARMYAGLHFLGDTLGGFVLGALVLFGLEFWFSKDPGILEPRFAGQSTDQKRLKSLVLFILALTVPSILLQDPSQPESTNKSWEQVISSAGALAGFGIGILYNKRVGLDWKSVDSWIVFLIRVGVIILGILIFYLALGKILSSLLGENPVARYFKYGIVCYYIGHLAPILLKRIRGGIYLT encoded by the coding sequence TTGCGTTTAAAACCGAAACTTTATATGTTCGTTTTTATGACGGATAGTTTCCTATGGAAAGAGATCTTATTCTCTAACGTGCCTTTAGAGGCTCTTCATATCTCCTTTTTAAAACCTGTGCTGGACCCGCTTACAATTTTGTTCCATCACTTGGGGTCTTCTCTATTTTTTATGGCCTTGGTCTCTCTGATTTATCTTTGTTTGGATAGAAAGATCGGTCTTAGAATGACACTCGGTCTTCTGATCGCAGGTATTGTGAATGGGGCATGTAAGGCACTTCTCACTATGCCGAGGCCGATCGGTTTGCCTTTTCCATCAGAACTAGGACTCATGGAAGGTTCTTACGGATTTCCATCCGGACATGTGCAGACAGCAGTGGTGTTATACGGAACATTATTTTTGCATGTACGAATTCCTTGGGTAAGGATACTCACTGCGTTTGCGATCTTATTCATGCCGATCGCAAGAATGTATGCAGGACTTCACTTTTTAGGAGATACCTTAGGCGGATTTGTGTTAGGTGCACTTGTATTATTCGGATTAGAGTTTTGGTTCTCAAAAGATCCGGGGATTTTAGAGCCTAGATTTGCAGGGCAATCTACGGACCAAAAAAGGTTGAAGTCACTCGTACTTTTTATTTTAGCTCTTACTGTACCTAGTATTCTTCTACAAGATCCAAGCCAACCTGAGTCTACGAATAAATCCTGGGAGCAGGTGATCTCTTCTGCAGGGGCACTTGCGGGTTTCGGGATCGGAATTTTGTACAACAAGAGGGTAGGGTTAGATTGGAAATCAGTCGATTCTTGGATCGTTTTTTTGATCAGAGTCGGTGTGATCATTCTTGGAATCTTGATCTTTTATTTGGCTCTTGGAAAAATTCTCTCCTCCTTATTAGGGGAAAATCCGGTTGCCAGATACTTTAAGTATGGGATCGTGTGTTACTATATTGGCCATCTCGCTCCCATTCTTTTGAAAAGGATACGCGGAGGCATCTATCTGACTTAA
- a CDS encoding oligosaccharide flippase family protein, with translation MLRLGSSLQFISESIGKLRTSGFIRSFFSVGFSKVIASLLNFIFMVYSVRILSKNENGIFQYYSGFLPVLLAVAEFGLPTALVRFLSPMTEDKRKIGVLLASSLWVKWAALFLLVLVTSVAVYFLKENALAAFLLVFGSFVLSFNSYFESIFVSFGQYHALSIWYPLPNLIRILILYLADQFSDHALGHLDILGIFSVAPVFTIVLFFLLFPRGKLHWAGDKEEVRQQTKELISFNRYAFLASLFAIVSDRMELFFLNKYHSNEAVAAYGVALQPFSGFVILFSVLNSMIYPKLSRLTENKEFTSYLGKSILIAVVFALALGPWVFLGDWVFSALFSGKYPESVPVFHLLYPNYLFQLVFSPLGMALFALGQPRLLAILALVRLIFGLVLDNLLIPEYGTMGAAGAFFLGQIPSWFLLSGYFLAYYKPSAK, from the coding sequence ATGCTTCGCCTTGGATCCTCCTTACAGTTCATTTCCGAAAGTATCGGAAAATTACGGACCTCCGGATTCATACGCAGCTTTTTTTCAGTAGGGTTTTCCAAGGTAATCGCCTCCCTACTGAATTTTATCTTCATGGTTTATTCCGTTCGTATCTTGAGTAAAAACGAGAACGGAATTTTCCAATACTATTCCGGATTTCTACCTGTACTTTTAGCAGTGGCAGAATTCGGATTACCCACCGCATTAGTTCGATTTCTTTCTCCAATGACGGAAGATAAACGTAAAATTGGAGTACTTCTTGCATCTTCTCTTTGGGTTAAATGGGCTGCATTATTTCTTTTGGTACTTGTTACAAGTGTGGCGGTTTATTTTTTAAAGGAGAATGCACTAGCTGCATTCCTTCTCGTATTCGGTAGCTTTGTTCTTTCTTTTAATTCATATTTCGAAAGTATTTTTGTTTCTTTTGGACAATACCACGCACTTTCCATTTGGTATCCTCTTCCGAACCTGATCCGTATTTTGATCCTGTATTTAGCGGATCAATTTTCTGATCATGCATTAGGGCATTTAGATATACTCGGGATCTTCTCCGTGGCCCCCGTTTTTACAATCGTTCTATTCTTTCTATTATTCCCGAGAGGAAAATTGCATTGGGCAGGTGATAAAGAAGAAGTCCGGCAACAAACAAAAGAACTCATCTCCTTCAATCGTTATGCGTTTTTAGCCTCTTTATTTGCGATCGTATCGGATAGAATGGAATTATTCTTTTTGAATAAGTACCATTCTAACGAGGCAGTGGCAGCTTACGGAGTAGCATTACAACCTTTCAGCGGATTTGTGATCTTATTTTCCGTTTTGAATTCAATGATCTATCCTAAACTTTCTAGGCTGACGGAAAATAAGGAATTCACTAGCTACTTGGGCAAATCTATCTTAATAGCCGTAGTATTTGCGCTGGCATTAGGACCTTGGGTGTTTTTAGGGGATTGGGTTTTCTCCGCTTTATTCTCCGGAAAATATCCAGAATCTGTTCCTGTATTCCACCTATTATATCCGAATTATCTATTCCAATTGGTGTTTTCTCCGCTTGGAATGGCTTTATTTGCATTAGGGCAACCTAGATTACTTGCCATACTTGCTCTTGTCAGATTGATCTTTGGGTTAGTTTTGGATAATCTTTTGATCCCTGAATACGGGACCATGGGAGCTGCAGGGGCCTTTTTCCTGGGTCAGATCCCCTCTTGGTTTTTACTCAGTGGTTATTTTTTAGCGTATTATAAACCTTCTGCTAAGTAA
- a CDS encoding PDZ domain-containing protein, translated as MRSHKIVFLLIFSLLGFLDKVEAKADSEFSLLVHFRKYSHHNPFQKGTPYQKKIPAIRLDERTALALLKPGEVPLFAEIHPEESAGRKAYFQKVDLDTGLGIVLLPENFGRSKKASPIAILEESPRTQGVCSSFFTNFEWGSLEFSKSILPLSKLARKENQDGTRSFLFSGKKVCGFTDGAWNVGAELLRRFYQSRFSSLSPFPHPGFYAEGSLTPAEEDYYFPKGSVGAVVSEVLPGIGPMHNLFPGDAVLSVNGTPVASKQKQVLYDILLSKAGSYLNSGEWVTLSLYRDGRKREIRYQLKPYNEDSFLIPESSDKIAPKYLIAGGLLFTELTHTYLKEYGEKYKSSSDRKLVYLAESYSKKLHPERSRIVLLSRAFPDEKNRAYQEFQDLILESVNDKVVDSVEGLKAAIAENKDEFLIFRFSGNKLAVFDKSELKSLDERIKSLYSLDSLDNIR; from the coding sequence ATGAGATCTCATAAAATTGTGTTCCTTCTGATATTCTCTCTTTTAGGATTTTTAGATAAGGTAGAAGCAAAAGCAGACTCGGAATTTTCACTTCTGGTCCATTTCAGAAAATATTCCCACCATAATCCTTTCCAAAAGGGAACACCTTATCAGAAAAAAATTCCTGCAATTCGTTTAGATGAAAGAACGGCACTTGCCCTTTTAAAACCCGGAGAAGTTCCACTGTTCGCGGAGATCCATCCGGAAGAATCCGCCGGGAGAAAGGCATATTTCCAAAAAGTGGATCTGGATACGGGACTCGGCATCGTACTTCTTCCGGAAAACTTTGGAAGATCTAAAAAAGCCTCCCCTATCGCTATTTTGGAAGAAAGCCCCAGGACCCAAGGAGTATGCTCTTCCTTCTTCACAAATTTTGAATGGGGAAGTTTAGAATTTTCTAAATCCATTTTACCTCTTTCTAAACTTGCGAGAAAGGAAAACCAAGACGGGACCAGAAGTTTTCTTTTTTCAGGGAAAAAAGTCTGCGGTTTTACTGACGGTGCTTGGAATGTAGGAGCGGAACTTCTTCGTCGGTTTTATCAGAGTAGATTTTCTTCTCTTTCTCCATTTCCTCATCCAGGTTTTTATGCGGAAGGTTCTTTAACTCCTGCAGAAGAAGATTATTATTTTCCGAAAGGTAGTGTGGGTGCAGTTGTCTCCGAAGTTCTTCCCGGGATCGGTCCTATGCACAATCTTTTTCCAGGTGATGCGGTACTGTCCGTGAATGGAACTCCGGTTGCTTCTAAACAAAAACAAGTCTTGTATGATATCCTACTCAGCAAAGCTGGATCCTATCTGAATTCGGGAGAATGGGTAACTCTTTCCTTATATCGTGACGGTAGAAAAAGAGAGATACGTTATCAGCTAAAGCCGTATAACGAGGATTCTTTTTTAATTCCAGAAAGTTCCGATAAGATCGCCCCTAAATATCTGATAGCGGGCGGATTACTTTTTACGGAACTCACTCACACGTATCTGAAAGAATATGGCGAAAAATACAAATCCTCCAGTGATAGAAAGTTAGTATACTTAGCGGAAAGTTATTCTAAAAAACTTCATCCAGAAAGAAGCCGTATCGTATTACTTTCCAGAGCCTTCCCAGACGAAAAAAACAGGGCCTATCAGGAATTTCAAGATTTGATCTTAGAATCAGTGAACGACAAAGTTGTGGATTCTGTAGAGGGTTTAAAAGCTGCTATTGCTGAAAATAAGGACGAATTTTTAATCTTCCGGTTTTCAGGAAATAAATTGGCAGTTTTCGATAAGTCAGAGTTAAAAAGTTTGGACGAAAGGATAAAATCCTTATATTCTCTCGATTCTCTAGATAATATCCGCTGA
- a CDS encoding MbnP family copper-binding protein: protein MKLLYINVVLLLLSVFIFRCDGSSNPNLALFALETKSPPGIEFSAVVGDSHATCGEDISGHGDSHSSSVTIQHVAGVMPIGLKDLRFYVSGFELVDQDDNIITLDVPNTGVWQYSGVALLDFENGKGSCSGTTETNNLVQATVENKTYKTLRFTLGIPETLNHIDYSVAPSPLNISGLAWGWTMGYRFFVGEFLSNDPVAVGNAAVLHIGSAGCTEPTPGNYSCTNSNRTVIELTPVDGFNPFTQKVQFDLKKAFTGWNISTGSMSCHSMGAMDSNCSAVYPNFGLDYSTGNAGSTAQTVFGIVSK, encoded by the coding sequence ATGAAATTATTATATATAAATGTCGTCTTACTCTTATTATCCGTCTTTATATTCAGATGTGACGGATCTTCCAATCCCAACCTTGCGCTTTTTGCCCTGGAAACCAAAAGCCCTCCGGGGATCGAATTTAGTGCGGTCGTCGGAGATAGTCATGCAACTTGCGGAGAGGATATTTCAGGGCATGGGGATTCTCATTCCAGTTCAGTAACCATCCAACATGTTGCGGGAGTAATGCCGATCGGTCTTAAAGATCTTAGATTTTATGTTTCGGGATTCGAATTGGTAGATCAGGACGACAATATTATTACTTTAGATGTTCCTAATACAGGAGTTTGGCAATATAGTGGAGTTGCTCTTCTGGATTTCGAAAATGGAAAAGGAAGCTGCAGCGGAACAACCGAGACAAATAATCTTGTACAAGCAACTGTCGAGAACAAAACCTATAAAACCCTTAGATTTACTTTAGGGATTCCGGAAACACTCAATCATATCGATTATAGTGTCGCCCCGAGTCCTCTTAATATATCCGGATTAGCCTGGGGCTGGACCATGGGTTATAGATTTTTCGTCGGAGAATTTTTGTCCAACGATCCTGTGGCTGTAGGCAATGCAGCGGTTCTGCATATTGGCTCTGCCGGATGTACTGAACCTACCCCTGGAAATTATTCCTGCACGAATTCTAACAGGACCGTGATAGAACTCACTCCGGTAGATGGATTTAATCCTTTCACCCAAAAAGTGCAATTCGATCTGAAAAAAGCCTTCACCGGCTGGAACATCAGCACCGGAAGTATGAGTTGCCATTCCATGGGTGCCATGGATAGCAATTGTTCTGCTGTGTATCCGAATTTCGGTTTGGATTATTCCACTGGCAATGCAGGTTCCACTGCCCAGACAGTATTTGGAATCGTATCCAAGTAA
- a CDS encoding methanobactin export MATE transporter MbnM, translating to MNKTIIFLLISFLLFQCTQLGLEKEKSSGSEGILLLLGTSPSEGTPYTWDLPAGFPMPKVPSDNPITLEKVELGRFLFYDTRLSENETQSCGSCHKQENAFTDGLAVSVGSTGQSHPRNAQHLSNVAYNLRQTWANPLLKKLEDQARVPMFGDNPVELGMKDREDLLLERLENDPDYVSKFKAAFPSDSSPFSILNITKALSSFQRTFISGNSAYDRYQAGDLSALSASAIRGKNLFFGERGECFHCHGGFNFTDTILHVGTVFEEVTFHNNGLDSSRFISPNGGLYEFTFQESDRGKFRAPSLRNVELTAPYMHDGSIPDLLSVINHYANGGSGDGTTNPNRDVFVRNFSLSESEKQDLVEFLKSLTDTEFTTNPKFEDPF from the coding sequence ATGAATAAAACTATTATATTTTTATTAATATCCTTTCTTCTTTTTCAATGTACACAATTGGGATTGGAGAAGGAAAAAAGTTCCGGATCGGAAGGGATTCTTTTACTTTTAGGGACTTCTCCCTCCGAGGGAACTCCCTATACTTGGGACCTTCCCGCCGGATTTCCCATGCCAAAAGTTCCGAGCGATAACCCAATCACTCTGGAGAAAGTAGAATTAGGAAGGTTTTTGTTTTATGACACTAGATTGTCTGAAAATGAAACCCAATCCTGCGGAAGCTGTCATAAACAAGAAAATGCGTTTACCGATGGACTCGCCGTTTCTGTGGGTTCTACAGGACAGTCTCATCCGAGGAATGCACAACATCTTTCTAACGTCGCCTATAATCTAAGGCAAACCTGGGCAAATCCTCTTTTGAAAAAATTAGAGGATCAGGCAAGAGTTCCGATGTTTGGAGACAATCCTGTCGAGCTCGGGATGAAGGACAGAGAAGATCTTCTACTGGAAAGATTGGAGAATGATCCGGATTACGTTTCAAAATTCAAAGCGGCTTTTCCGAGCGATTCAAGTCCTTTCAGCATATTGAATATTACGAAAGCTTTATCCAGTTTCCAGAGGACTTTTATCTCAGGGAATTCCGCATATGACAGATACCAAGCGGGAGATCTTTCAGCGCTAAGCGCTTCTGCGATACGAGGAAAGAATCTATTTTTTGGAGAAAGAGGCGAATGTTTCCATTGTCATGGTGGTTTCAACTTTACGGATACGATCCTTCACGTAGGAACCGTATTCGAAGAAGTTACCTTCCATAATAACGGATTGGATTCTTCCAGATTCATAAGCCCGAACGGTGGACTGTATGAATTCACCTTCCAGGAATCGGATCGTGGAAAATTCAGAGCACCTTCCCTCAGAAACGTAGAACTAACTGCTCCTTATATGCATGACGGATCCATTCCAGACCTATTGTCGGTGATCAATCATTATGCCAACGGTGGGAGCGGAGATGGAACAACGAATCCGAACAGAGATGTTTTTGTAAGAAATTTTTCCTTAAGCGAATCCGAAAAACAAGACCTGGTCGAATTCCTAAAAAGTCTGACCGACACAGAATTTACCACCAATCCTAAATTCGAGGATCCGTTTTGA
- a CDS encoding ATP-binding response regulator: MKILFVDDEEVIRDLFQEIFGSEYELVLAGTAEQGLSLAESETFDLIITDIRLPRMNGIEFITKLREKGVDTPFIVITGNQDIQISINALRLGAVDFFLKPFRMEAIRYSLLRFKNLFYAGKDLVDKRMFQVRESRQKFALLPRLGNLNQYVHLILKSLAHLPNLHNEDQLSLKVALYELIGNAIEHGCAHINYHQKQELMFQENDYFSYVDKICESKEEWIQVEVDYDDTRVTVILEDGGDGFDPARVPDPVQDPNASQLSGRGIFLVRMNVDSLSYNDKGNQVTFVKKLQKVEVKPV; the protein is encoded by the coding sequence ATGAAAATCCTTTTCGTCGATGACGAAGAAGTTATCCGAGATCTGTTCCAGGAAATTTTCGGCAGCGAATACGAACTCGTTCTGGCCGGAACCGCGGAACAGGGCTTAAGCTTAGCCGAGTCGGAAACATTCGATCTGATCATCACCGATATTCGCCTTCCTAGGATGAACGGCATAGAGTTCATCACTAAATTGAGGGAAAAAGGAGTAGATACTCCTTTTATAGTTATCACAGGAAATCAGGACATCCAAATCTCCATCAATGCTCTTCGATTAGGAGCAGTGGATTTTTTCCTAAAACCTTTCCGGATGGAGGCGATCCGTTATTCTCTCTTAAGATTTAAAAACTTATTTTACGCAGGCAAGGATCTGGTGGACAAAAGAATGTTCCAGGTCCGGGAATCAAGGCAAAAGTTTGCACTTCTTCCTAGGCTTGGAAATTTGAACCAGTATGTTCATTTGATCCTAAAGTCTTTGGCCCATCTCCCCAATCTGCATAACGAGGACCAACTCTCCTTAAAAGTGGCCTTATACGAATTGATCGGCAACGCGATAGAACATGGTTGTGCTCATATCAATTATCACCAAAAGCAAGAGTTAATGTTCCAGGAGAACGATTACTTCTCCTATGTAGATAAGATCTGTGAATCCAAGGAAGAATGGATCCAGGTAGAAGTGGACTACGACGATACAAGAGTAACTGTTATCCTGGAAGATGGAGGAGACGGTTTTGATCCGGCGAGAGTTCCGGATCCTGTCCAAGATCCGAATGCGAGCCAACTTTCAGGTAGGGGTATCTTTTTAGTTCGTATGAATGTGGATTCGCTTTCCTATAATGATAAGGGAAACCAAGTCACATTCGTAAAAAAACTTCAAAAAGTAGAAGTAAAACCTGTTTAA
- a CDS encoding methylmalonyl-CoA mutase family protein codes for MESEVYIPHNKLKFVTAASLFDGHDASINIMRRILQSSGAEVVHLGHNRSVQEIVDCAIQEDVQGIAVTSYQGGHVEYFKYMIDLLKEKGSSHIKVFGGGGGTILPSEIQELEAYGVSRIYSPDDGRSLGLQGMINDLLQKSDFIPPHRFNGNLFSEIRKKNPIAIAESISLVESSENDPKKIDPQKLDFPISKKTIPVLGITGTGGAGKSSLTDELVRRFIHDFEDKTIAIISVDPSKRKTGGALLGDRIRMNSISHPRVYMRSFATREANIALNRNVKKSLDVLKSSEFDLVIVETAGIGQSDSEITEVSDLSLYVMTPEFGAATQLEKIDMIDYADLIAVNKCDKRGALDAIRDVQKQFQRSRKLFDNSPEKMPVFGTIASQFNDPGTNNLYVALIDSLNKKFDLGWKSNITSSSETSQKIHIIPPDRQRYLAEIAEECEKYENFVKKESETAEVLYRIQGTIEVLKERGKNVSDLEEEYSKREAGLHPDTRKILKDWDSKLEKYSGEFFSYTVRDKEIKVENFTKSLSNLNIPKVSVPKFRNWGEIVKWSYTENFPGEFPFAAGVFPFKRTGEDPTRMFAGEGGPERTNARFHYVSHGMPAHRLSTAFDSVTLYGEDPGLRPDIYGKIGNSGVSIATLDDAKKLYSGFDLCNPSTSVSMTINGPAPMLLSFFLNTAIDQTCEKYIRAEGKVEEAKSKLAEIYSKKGVPVPHYKGEIPKGNDGLGLLLLGTTGDKILPKEVYEKIKKETLSSVRGTVQADILKEDQAQNTCIFSTEFALKLMGDIQEYFIWNKVRNFYSVSISGYHIAEAGANPITQVAFTLANGFTFVEYYLSRGMKIDDFAPNLSFFFSNGIDPEYAVIGRVARKIWAKSMKYKYSGSERSQMLKYHIQTSGRSLHAQEIAFNDIRTTLQALYAIYDNCNSLHTNAYDEAITTPTEESVRRAMAIQLIINRELGLAKNENPLQGSFIIDDLSDLVEEAILSEFRRISERGGVLGAMERMYQRNKIQEESLEYEHRKHTGEIPVIGVNTFLGKDGSPTILPEEVIRSTEDEKKAQISELEAFQFRNQEDSANALKELQAACLSGKNGFEALVEAGKVCSLGQMTHSLYEVGGQYRRSM; via the coding sequence ATGGAATCAGAAGTTTATATCCCCCATAATAAATTAAAATTCGTTACTGCCGCCTCACTCTTTGACGGCCACGATGCTTCCATTAATATCATGAGAAGAATACTTCAATCTTCCGGAGCGGAAGTGGTTCACTTGGGTCATAATCGATCGGTCCAGGAGATCGTAGACTGTGCCATCCAAGAAGATGTGCAAGGGATCGCGGTGACAAGTTATCAGGGGGGTCATGTAGAATATTTCAAATACATGATAGACCTTCTGAAAGAAAAAGGAAGTTCTCATATCAAGGTATTCGGCGGAGGTGGAGGGACAATTCTACCTTCCGAGATTCAAGAGTTAGAGGCGTACGGTGTTTCCAGAATTTATTCTCCGGACGACGGGCGTTCCTTGGGTCTCCAAGGTATGATCAATGATCTATTACAAAAATCTGATTTTATTCCCCCTCATAGATTTAACGGAAATCTTTTCTCTGAGATCCGTAAAAAGAATCCGATCGCGATCGCAGAATCCATTTCATTAGTGGAGTCTTCTGAAAATGATCCTAAAAAAATTGATCCCCAAAAATTGGATTTCCCGATCTCCAAAAAGACAATCCCGGTTTTAGGGATTACCGGAACAGGTGGAGCAGGAAAATCTTCTCTCACAGATGAACTTGTCAGAAGGTTTATCCACGACTTCGAAGACAAAACAATAGCGATCATTTCTGTAGATCCTTCCAAAAGAAAAACGGGAGGAGCACTCTTAGGAGATAGGATACGTATGAACTCCATCTCTCATCCAAGAGTTTATATGAGATCTTTCGCGACTAGAGAAGCAAATATTGCGTTGAATCGAAATGTCAAAAAAAGTTTAGACGTTCTTAAAAGTTCCGAATTTGACTTAGTGATCGTGGAGACCGCAGGAATCGGACAAAGTGACTCAGAGATCACGGAAGTATCGGACCTTTCTCTTTATGTGATGACCCCGGAATTTGGAGCGGCCACACAATTGGAAAAAATCGATATGATTGATTATGCGGACCTGATCGCAGTAAACAAATGTGATAAAAGAGGAGCGTTAGACGCGATCAGAGACGTTCAAAAACAATTCCAAAGATCCAGAAAATTATTCGATAATTCCCCTGAAAAAATGCCTGTATTCGGAACGATTGCTTCCCAATTCAATGATCCCGGAACAAACAATCTTTACGTAGCTTTGATTGATTCTTTAAATAAAAAATTCGATTTGGGTTGGAAGTCAAACATCACCTCCAGTTCGGAAACTAGTCAAAAGATCCATATCATTCCCCCAGATAGACAAAGATATCTGGCCGAAATCGCGGAAGAATGCGAAAAATACGAAAACTTTGTTAAAAAGGAATCCGAAACTGCTGAAGTATTGTATAGGATCCAAGGTACAATTGAAGTATTAAAAGAAAGAGGAAAAAACGTTTCCGATCTGGAAGAAGAATATTCCAAAAGAGAAGCGGGTCTTCATCCGGATACCAGAAAAATCCTGAAAGATTGGGATTCCAAATTGGAAAAATATTCCGGAGAATTTTTCTCTTATACGGTTCGAGACAAAGAGATCAAGGTAGAGAATTTTACAAAATCTTTAAGTAATCTAAATATCCCAAAAGTTTCCGTTCCAAAGTTCCGTAACTGGGGAGAGATCGTAAAATGGTCCTATACTGAGAACTTCCCGGGAGAGTTCCCGTTTGCAGCTGGAGTATTCCCTTTTAAAAGAACCGGAGAAGATCCTACACGTATGTTCGCAGGAGAAGGCGGGCCGGAAAGGACAAACGCAAGATTCCATTATGTGAGCCATGGAATGCCGGCGCATCGTTTGAGCACTGCATTCGATTCGGTTACTTTATATGGGGAGGATCCTGGACTTCGTCCTGATATTTACGGCAAGATCGGAAATTCTGGAGTGAGTATCGCCACTTTAGACGATGCTAAAAAACTCTATTCTGGTTTTGACCTTTGTAACCCCAGCACTTCCGTATCGATGACGATTAACGGACCTGCGCCAATGCTCTTATCCTTTTTCTTAAATACCGCAATAGACCAAACCTGCGAAAAGTATATCCGTGCAGAAGGAAAAGTAGAAGAGGCAAAATCCAAACTTGCAGAGATCTATTCCAAAAAAGGAGTCCCGGTTCCTCATTACAAAGGAGAGATCCCAAAAGGAAATGACGGTCTAGGCCTTCTTCTTTTAGGAACCACTGGAGATAAGATCCTTCCCAAAGAAGTTTACGAAAAAATAAAGAAGGAAACTCTTTCTTCCGTTCGTGGAACGGTACAAGCGGATATCTTAAAAGAAGACCAAGCGCAGAATACTTGTATCTTCTCCACCGAGTTCGCGTTAAAACTTATGGGAGATATCCAGGAATATTTCATATGGAATAAGGTCCGTAATTTTTATTCAGTTTCTATCTCCGGATATCATATCGCGGAAGCTGGAGCCAATCCGATCACCCAAGTTGCATTCACTCTTGCAAACGGATTTACATTTGTGGAATATTATCTTTCTCGGGGAATGAAGATTGATGATTTCGCTCCGAATCTTTCCTTCTTCTTCTCAAATGGGATCGATCCTGAATATGCTGTGATAGGTAGAGTAGCACGTAAAATCTGGGCCAAAAGTATGAAATACAAATACAGCGGATCAGAACGTTCTCAAATGTTAAAATACCATATCCAAACTTCGGGACGCTCCTTACACGCACAAGAAATCGCCTTCAATGATATCAGAACCACCTTACAAGCGTTATATGCAATTTATGATAACTGTAACAGTTTGCATACGAATGCTTATGACGAAGCGATCACTACTCCTACGGAAGAATCAGTTAGAAGAGCGATGGCAATCCAGCTTATCATCAATAGAGAATTAGGCCTTGCTAAAAACGAAAACCCACTCCAAGGCTCCTTTATCATTGATGATCTTTCCGATCTGGTAGAAGAGGCGATCTTGTCTGAGTTCCGACGTATCTCCGAAAGAGGAGGAGTTCTTGGTGCCATGGAAAGAATGTACCAAAGAAATAAGATCCAAGAAGAATCCTTAGAATATGAACACAGAAAACATACTGGAGAAATCCCGGTTATAGGCGTGAATACTTTCTTAGGAAAGGATGGATCTCCTACAATTCTTCCGGAAGAAGTGATCCGTTCCACCGAGGACGAGAAAAAGGCCCAGATCAGTGAATTGGAAGCCTTCCAGTTCAGGAACCAAGAAGATTCAGCTAACGCCTTAAAGGAACTACAGGCCGCCTGCCTTTCCGGAAAGAACGGATTTGAGGCTTTGGTAGAAGCAGGAAAGGTTTGTTCTTTGGGACAAATGACCCACTCTCTCTACGAAGTGGGCGGCCAATACAGAAGAAGTATGTGA
- a CDS encoding LIC_11090 family protein, whose translation MKTISIILTQCFLFQSLVFGSGWFCGMLAGEIKLCHCNHGSQKEKHADSEDSRFSSKLADSGEDHSNQKPSSLPDCHSAKSGEAHKCACKKAKDKASYLSGTICTQFFTYSKLENIAPQTLDSELLGRIQEDSGVFVSFDLERPPQFS comes from the coding sequence ATGAAAACGATTTCTATCATTCTGACCCAATGTTTCCTATTCCAAAGTTTGGTATTCGGAAGCGGTTGGTTCTGTGGAATGCTTGCTGGAGAAATCAAACTTTGCCATTGTAATCACGGAAGCCAAAAAGAAAAACACGCCGACTCGGAAGATTCAAGATTCTCTTCTAAACTTGCCGATTCGGGAGAAGATCATTCCAATCAGAAACCTTCTTCCCTACCCGACTGTCATTCTGCTAAGTCTGGTGAGGCTCATAAATGTGCCTGTAAAAAAGCAAAAGACAAGGCTTCTTACTTAAGCGGAACCATCTGCACTCAATTTTTCACTTATTCTAAATTGGAAAACATTGCTCCTCAAACCTTGGATTCGGAACTTTTAGGTCGGATCCAAGAAGATTCGGGAGTATTTGTTTCTTTTGATCTAGAAAGACCCCCTCAATTCTCCTAA